The following coding sequences are from one Gallus gallus isolate bGalGal1 chromosome 37 unlocalized genomic scaffold, bGalGal1.mat.broiler.GRCg7b 37_unloc1, whole genome shotgun sequence window:
- the LOC121108737 gene encoding zinc finger protein castor homolog 1-like isoform X3 translates to MQALSRKRPRPGPTHARSSRAALAPLPAVLGAPRAGARLRGGHWLRAAPPRASGSSGSSGPCGDGRAGTASPGPRAARVRAVRSPLTAGPARCVAAGSAWHRADRPPVEPAAEDERRHDEDRHDDDDDDDDDEDERSLRTALKKLRLDAARCERTAGGPAGLSRHGRSRSPVLYPPTFTHCGTKHKTRSHTPKTHVRSSVCATAEHGTEDRHSPHFEASHGRRATAEPLLNHRCGACGEVTGELPRSALIVSL, encoded by the exons ATGCAGGCCCTCAGCCGGaagcggccccggcccggccccacgCATGCGCGCTCCTCCCGAGCGGCGCTCGCACCGCTTCCCGCTGTGCTCGGCGCCCCCCGGGCCGGAGCGAGGCTGCGCGGCGGCCATTGGCTGCGGGCGGCTCCTCCCCGCGCCTCGGGCAGCTCGGGCAGCTCGGGGCCGTGCGGGGACGGCCGTGCGGGGACGGCGAGCCccgggccccgcgccgcccgtgTGCGGGCCGTGCGATCGCCGCTAACGGCCGGCCCCGCTCGGTGCGTTGCAGCCGGGAGCGCCTGGCACCGCGCTGACCGTCCGCCCGTGGAGCCGGCAGCGGAGGACGAGCGGCGGCACGACGAGGACCGGcacgacgacgacgacgacgacgacgacgacgaggACGAGCGGAGCCTGCGGACGGCCCTCAAGAAGCTGCGGCTGGACGCGGCGCG GTGTGAGAGGACTGCAGGAGGACCGGCCGGTCTCTCACGGCACGGACGTTCCAGGTCTCCTGTCCTGTATCCTCCCACGTTTACGCACTGCggcacaaaacacaaaacccgGTCACACACACCAAAGACTCACGTCCGTTCCAGTGTTTGTGCTACAGCAGAACACGGCACAGAGGACAGACACAGTCCTCACTTTGAGGCCAGCCATGGCAGAAGAGCCACAGCTGAACCTCTGCTGAACCACCGCTGCGGGGCCTGTGGGGAAGTCACGGGAGAACTGCCTCGCTCTGCCCTCATCGTCTCACTCTGA
- the LOC121108739 gene encoding uncharacterized protein LOC121108739 isoform X2 has translation MSQQGDDRGSNSCRVSGKKWRGAVPRGWEQQPAGCQRSNRALQRTEGRNRDGRSFLPYRRMDPARPWSGAGQGGKRKASAERGAEPNGKIYAKAVQEVLLERAHLQAGGLPTTAGPNTGGRPSPAVCPRSVSKSLAGCKRKGLEEAKPTAAQLPANKRVRGPSGDSVPAPAAHPGPAAARSSKLRARRRQEKERRGESMKAALRAAAARAEASAVNSLVEMMQKLQLKD, from the exons ATGTCTCAGCAAGGAGACGACCGCGGTTCCAATTCCTGCCGTGTGAGTGGCAAG aagtggCGCGGTGCGGTTCCCCgcggttgggagcagcagccagcaggctgccagagatccAACCGCGCCTTGCAGCGCACAGAGGGACGCAACAGGGACGGACGGTCCTTCCTGCCATACAGAA GGATGGATCCTGCGCgtccatggagtggtgctgggcaagGGGGGAAACGGAAAGCCTCCGCAG AGAGAGGTGCCGAGCCCAACGGAAAGATCTACGCAAAAGCGGTGCAGGAAGTCCTTCTGGAGagagctcatctccaggctggaggGCTTCCTACAACAGCAGGTCCCAACACAGGGGGAAGACCTTCCCCTGCCGTGTGCCCCCGCTCTGTCTCCAAGTCCTTGGCTGGATGTAAACGCAAAGGCTTGGAAGAAGCGAAGCCAACAGCAGCGCAGCTGCCTGCTAACAAAAGAGTGAGGGGGCCGAGCGGAGACAGcgtgccagctccagcagcacaccctgggcctgctgcagcgCGGAGCTCCAAGCTAAGAg CGAGAAGACgccaagagaaagagaggagaggggaatcgatgaaggctgccctcagagctgccgCTGCACGTGCAGAG GCCTCCGCAGTGAACAGCcttgtggagatgatgcagaagctgcagctgaaggactga
- the LOC121108737 gene encoding zinc finger protein castor homolog 1-like isoform X4 — MQALSRKRPRPGPTHARSSRAALAPLPAVLGAPRAGARLRGGHWLRAAPPRASGSSGSSGPCGDGRAGTASPGPRAARVRAVRSPLTAGPARCVAAGSAWHRADRPPVEPAAEDERRHDEDRHDDDDDDDDDEDERSLRTALKKLRLDAARCERTAGGPAGLSRHGRSRSPVLSICETALCSPPASRSVEAHAYVSDVTVEDLAGYLEHHLHIPKKMSAMAEMMYS, encoded by the exons ATGCAGGCCCTCAGCCGGaagcggccccggcccggccccacgCATGCGCGCTCCTCCCGAGCGGCGCTCGCACCGCTTCCCGCTGTGCTCGGCGCCCCCCGGGCCGGAGCGAGGCTGCGCGGCGGCCATTGGCTGCGGGCGGCTCCTCCCCGCGCCTCGGGCAGCTCGGGCAGCTCGGGGCCGTGCGGGGACGGCCGTGCGGGGACGGCGAGCCccgggccccgcgccgcccgtgTGCGGGCCGTGCGATCGCCGCTAACGGCCGGCCCCGCTCGGTGCGTTGCAGCCGGGAGCGCCTGGCACCGCGCTGACCGTCCGCCCGTGGAGCCGGCAGCGGAGGACGAGCGGCGGCACGACGAGGACCGGcacgacgacgacgacgacgacgacgacgacgaggACGAGCGGAGCCTGCGGACGGCCCTCAAGAAGCTGCGGCTGGACGCGGCGCG GTGTGAGAGGACTGCAGGAGGACCGGCCGGTCTCTCACGGCACGGACGTTCCAGGTCTCCTGTCCT ATCCATCTGTgaaacagccctgtgcagccctccCGCATCCCGTTCTGTGGAGGCTCACGCTTATGTCAGTGACGTGACTGTGGAAGACCTGGCAGGGTACCTGGAACACCATCTGCATATACCAAAGAAAATGTCTGCCATGGCAGAAATGATGTATTCATaa
- the LOC121108737 gene encoding sterile alpha motif domain-containing protein 1-like isoform X1, which yields MQALSRKRPRPGPTHARSSRAALAPLPAVLGAPRAGARLRGGHWLRAAPPRASGSSGSSGPCGDGRAGTASPGPRAARVRAVRSPLTAGPARCVAAGSAWHRADRPPVEPAAEDERRHDEDRHDDDDDDDDDEDERSLRTALKKLRLDAARRHEDEEEQQQQQQDDDEDEDEDDEEERSLRTALQELRVDAARCERTAGGPAGLSRHGRSRSPVLYPPTFTHCGTKHKTRSHTPKTHVRSSVCATAEHGTEDRHSPHFEASHGRRATAEPLLNHRCGACGEVTGELPRSALIVSL from the exons ATGCAGGCCCTCAGCCGGaagcggccccggcccggccccacgCATGCGCGCTCCTCCCGAGCGGCGCTCGCACCGCTTCCCGCTGTGCTCGGCGCCCCCCGGGCCGGAGCGAGGCTGCGCGGCGGCCATTGGCTGCGGGCGGCTCCTCCCCGCGCCTCGGGCAGCTCGGGCAGCTCGGGGCCGTGCGGGGACGGCCGTGCGGGGACGGCGAGCCccgggccccgcgccgcccgtgTGCGGGCCGTGCGATCGCCGCTAACGGCCGGCCCCGCTCGGTGCGTTGCAGCCGGGAGCGCCTGGCACCGCGCTGACCGTCCGCCCGTGGAGCCGGCAGCGGAGGACGAGCGGCGGCACGACGAGGACCGGcacgacgacgacgacgacgacgacgacgacgaggACGAGCGGAGCCTGCGGACGGCCCTCAAGAAGCTGCGGCTGGACGCGGCGCG GCGGCACGAGGacgaggaggagcagcagcagcagcagcaggacgacGACGAGGACGAGGACGAGGACGACGAGGAGGAGCGCAGCCTGCGGACGGCCCTCCAGGAGCTGCGGGTGGACGCGGCGCG GTGTGAGAGGACTGCAGGAGGACCGGCCGGTCTCTCACGGCACGGACGTTCCAGGTCTCCTGTCCTGTATCCTCCCACGTTTACGCACTGCggcacaaaacacaaaacccgGTCACACACACCAAAGACTCACGTCCGTTCCAGTGTTTGTGCTACAGCAGAACACGGCACAGAGGACAGACACAGTCCTCACTTTGAGGCCAGCCATGGCAGAAGAGCCACAGCTGAACCTCTGCTGAACCACCGCTGCGGGGCCTGTGGGGAAGTCACGGGAGAACTGCCTCGCTCTGCCCTCATCGTCTCACTCTGA
- the LOC121108739 gene encoding uncharacterized protein LOC121108739 isoform X1, whose amino-acid sequence MCGTIWNLSANLGCPFPPPFLPFSLQKWRGAVPRGWEQQPAGCQRSNRALQRTEGRNRDGRSFLPYRRMDPARPWSGAGQGGKRKASAERGAEPNGKIYAKAVQEVLLERAHLQAGGLPTTAGPNTGGRPSPAVCPRSVSKSLAGCKRKGLEEAKPTAAQLPANKRVRGPSGDSVPAPAAHPGPAAARSSKLRARRRQEKERRGESMKAALRAAAARAEASAVNSLVEMMQKLQLKD is encoded by the exons ATGTGTGGCACGATCTGGAACCTCTCTGCAAACCTTGGCTGCCCGTTCCCACCACcgtttctccctttctctcttcagaagtggCGCGGTGCGGTTCCCCgcggttgggagcagcagccagcaggctgccagagatccAACCGCGCCTTGCAGCGCACAGAGGGACGCAACAGGGACGGACGGTCCTTCCTGCCATACAGAA GGATGGATCCTGCGCgtccatggagtggtgctgggcaagGGGGGAAACGGAAAGCCTCCGCAG AGAGAGGTGCCGAGCCCAACGGAAAGATCTACGCAAAAGCGGTGCAGGAAGTCCTTCTGGAGagagctcatctccaggctggaggGCTTCCTACAACAGCAGGTCCCAACACAGGGGGAAGACCTTCCCCTGCCGTGTGCCCCCGCTCTGTCTCCAAGTCCTTGGCTGGATGTAAACGCAAAGGCTTGGAAGAAGCGAAGCCAACAGCAGCGCAGCTGCCTGCTAACAAAAGAGTGAGGGGGCCGAGCGGAGACAGcgtgccagctccagcagcacaccctgggcctgctgcagcgCGGAGCTCCAAGCTAAGAg CGAGAAGACgccaagagaaagagaggagaggggaatcgatgaaggctgccctcagagctgccgCTGCACGTGCAGAG GCCTCCGCAGTGAACAGCcttgtggagatgatgcagaagctgcagctgaaggactga
- the LOC107057251 gene encoding uncharacterized protein LOC107057251 isoform X1 — MSSGMAGANKEQPAGTRRNRMSFCEDGPAARRASGPTCTDTEGTRLHSHHRSAAAANLGTQTTLSICHLTPAWQREGCREAAGAECDPLFLCPPERVAVWDAVAAYVQEHLLVQKGVWIPTFGSFDTISRDIRTEDGTVTLRWPVFHLSGNLIAVHHLKPRRESLPAHRKLEPLKSSEVAAAASVTWQTAQACIQSTVSLLSGCLKNGENVAVVFKDIGVLHIDGMTFHMKFYYDFLEKLSGKEKFRKALLKAPWLLDMVVSRAAPVASLALSGCLVVFPKFQMEFVPKPPPGICRRSSGGIPAEGKPKEEEALPPLAQGKKVRFAGKPTFIKRLSSDSLDGGKLRRIRSLLRKESSTSSLLPAIPGVPEEQKQPLTCQLQGQAETDSQEDLGRDPGTKHVSFREEEREAEKAHRVAAVLKLPKANESFSKDSRPSSRAQSSPSQASQGTPSRLPLLACDSVRLLRRRAKKSRQKEPEEMEASTSQAEASQPQESSADRAGFTATDKRRNTVSSA, encoded by the exons atgagctccggcATGGCTGGCGCCAACAAGGAGCAACCCGCTGGCACGAGGCGGAACAGGATGAGCTTCTGCGAGGATGGCCCCGCAGCGAGGCGTGCCTCCGGACCCACATGCACCGACACCGAAGGTACACggctccacagccaccacaggagcgctgctgcagccaatCTTGGCACGCAGACGACACTTTCCATCTGCCACCTCACTCCCGCCTGGCAGCGGGAGGGCTGCCGGGAAGCGGCAGGTGCAGAGTGTGACCCgcttttcctttgccctccagagcgagttgccgtctgggatgcggtggccgcCTACGTACAagagcacctcctggtgcagaag GGGGTCTGGATTCCCACCTTCGGAtcctttgacaccatctccaGAGACATCAGGACTGAGGACGGGACCGTGACTCTGCGGTGGCCCGTCTTTCACTTGTCTGGAAACCTCATAGCCGTGCACCACCTCAAGCCCCGCAGGGAGTCCCTGCCAG CCCATAGGAAGCTGGAGCCGCTCAAGAGCAGCGAGGTGGCCgcagctgcctctgtgacctggcagacAGCGCAGGCTtgcatccaaagcaccgtgtccctgctctctggctgcctgAAGAATGGGGAGAACGTTGCCGTTGTCTTCAAGGACATTGGAGTGCTCCACATCGATGGAATGACCTTCCACATGAAATTCTATTACGACTTCCTTGAGAAGCTGTCAGGGAAAGAGAAGTTCAGGAAAGCTCTTCTCAAG gccccctggctgctggacatgGTGGTGTCCCGAGCGGCACCGGTGGCCTCCCTGGCACTCTCTGGCTGCCTCGTCGTCTTTCCCAA GTTTCAAATGGAGTTTGTCCCCAAACCACCACCTGGGATATGCCGCAGGTCCTCAGGAGGCATCCCTGCGGAGGGGAAAccaaaggaagaggaggctttgccacctctcgcccagggcaagaaag TGAGATTTGCTGGCAAGCCAACCTTCATCAAACGCTTGAGCTCGGACAGTCTAGATGGAGGAAAACTCCGAAGGATAAGGAGCTTACTGCGCAAGGAGAGCTCTAcgtccag TCTGCTGCCAGCCATCCCTGGAGTGcctgaagaacaaaagcagccgctgacctgccagctgcagggccaggcagaaACAGACAGCCAAGAAGACCTGGGCCGAGACCCAGGAACCAAACACGTGAGCTTCCGTGAGGAAGAACGGGAAGCGGAAAAAGCCCATcgtgtggctgcagtgctgaagtTGCCCAAAGCCAACGAATCTTTCAGCAAAGATTCCAGACCTTCCTCAAGGGCTCAGTCCAGCCCGTCGCAGGCATCGCAAGGCACTCCATCCCGGCTTCCACTTCTGGCATGTGACTCAGTCAGACTTCTCAGGCGCAGGGCTaagaagagcaggcagaaagaacCTGAGGAGATGGAAGCATCAACATCTCAGGCTGAGGCCAGCCAGCCGCAGGAGTCCTCTGCCGACAGAGCTGGATTTACTGCCACCGATAAACGAAGAAACACAGTCTCCTCAGC
- the LOC121108737 gene encoding nucleolin-like isoform X2, whose translation MQALSRKRPRPGPTHARSSRAALAPLPAVLGAPRAGARLRGGHWLRAAPPRASGSSGSSGPCGDGRAGTASPGPRAARVRAVRSPLTAGPARCVAAGSAWHRADRPPVEPAAEDERRHDEDRHDDDDDDDDDEDERSLRTALKKLRLDAARRHEDEEEQQQQQQDDDEDEDEDDEEERSLRTALQELRVDAARCERTAGGPAGLSRHGRSRSPVLSICETALCSPPASRSVEAHAYVSDVTVEDLAGYLEHHLHIPKKMSAMAEMMYS comes from the exons ATGCAGGCCCTCAGCCGGaagcggccccggcccggccccacgCATGCGCGCTCCTCCCGAGCGGCGCTCGCACCGCTTCCCGCTGTGCTCGGCGCCCCCCGGGCCGGAGCGAGGCTGCGCGGCGGCCATTGGCTGCGGGCGGCTCCTCCCCGCGCCTCGGGCAGCTCGGGCAGCTCGGGGCCGTGCGGGGACGGCCGTGCGGGGACGGCGAGCCccgggccccgcgccgcccgtgTGCGGGCCGTGCGATCGCCGCTAACGGCCGGCCCCGCTCGGTGCGTTGCAGCCGGGAGCGCCTGGCACCGCGCTGACCGTCCGCCCGTGGAGCCGGCAGCGGAGGACGAGCGGCGGCACGACGAGGACCGGcacgacgacgacgacgacgacgacgacgacgaggACGAGCGGAGCCTGCGGACGGCCCTCAAGAAGCTGCGGCTGGACGCGGCGCG GCGGCACGAGGacgaggaggagcagcagcagcagcagcaggacgacGACGAGGACGAGGACGAGGACGACGAGGAGGAGCGCAGCCTGCGGACGGCCCTCCAGGAGCTGCGGGTGGACGCGGCGCG GTGTGAGAGGACTGCAGGAGGACCGGCCGGTCTCTCACGGCACGGACGTTCCAGGTCTCCTGTCCT ATCCATCTGTgaaacagccctgtgcagccctccCGCATCCCGTTCTGTGGAGGCTCACGCTTATGTCAGTGACGTGACTGTGGAAGACCTGGCAGGGTACCTGGAACACCATCTGCATATACCAAAGAAAATGTCTGCCATGGCAGAAATGATGTATTCATaa